TCCACACTGCTCGAGGCAGTGGCCGAGATTTGCGGGTTCAACCCCGAGGGCGGTAACCGGGATCACTATCGAGAGGCCTTCGCCGACCGCTCGGAACTGGCCCAGGCGCTGCGCCTGGCCTGGTTTCCGAAGACGAGCGACGGTTTCTTCATGCGAGCCGAAAGTTTTTTTAACTTCGCCACCTATTTGGACAGCGTCTCCGACCTCAGGGCATACGGCGGCAAGTCGCTCCATGCCCAGTCCCATGGCGAATCCTTCTTGTCGCTGTTCGACAATCGTTTCGAGCAAGGCCTTTACATCCTTGATGAACCGGAAGCCGCGCTTTCGCCCCAACGGCAGTTGTCCTTCCTGAAGATCATCCCTGACCTGGAAGTGCCCGGCCACGCCCAATTCATCATCGCCTCCCATTCCCCCATCCTGCTGGCCTATCCGGGCGCGACCCTGTACTCATTCTCGACGGATGGAATCTCGGAAATTGCATATAGCGAGACAGAGCATTACCTTGTGACCAGGGATTTTCTCAATGCACCGGACCGGTTCTTCAGACATCTTTTCGCCGAAGATGAAGGTGAGAACAAATAATCCTTCATGTTAACGCCGCAAAATGAAAGAAACTCAAACAATTCAAGAAATACTTGCCGAAAGGCTCCGCACCATCGACCCCAAGATGGTTGTCCTTTTCGGAAGCCATGCCCATGGAACTCCCGGCCAGGACAGCGACTTTGATGTCTATGTCGTGACCAAGGACCAGTTTATTCCTAAAAATTACCAAGAAAAGAGACAATTAGTCAGGAAAGTTTCCAAGCCGATTCAGGATATTCGTCAAAAAATCAGCATTGACCTGCTGGTCCACACCGAGCCCATGAGTAAACTTTTTTTCTCGCAAAACAGCTCGTTTGCCAGAGAAATCCAAACAAATGGGATTTCTTTATTATGAGCAAGGAATTGGCCAAGGCTTGGCTCGTTTCCGCATCCGCGGACTTGAAAAGCATCGAGTATCTCATTCATGACGAATTTTTGTCGCACATTGTCGCCTTTCATGCCCAGCAATGCGTGGAAAAGTGTTTCAAGGCGGTCCTTGAAAACTCGCAAAAAAGAATTCCCAAGGAGCACTCGACTCTCAAGCTCTACGGCATGATCCAACCAGAAATCCAGATGGACCTGGATATGGATATCCTGACTGATTTAGACGATCTCTACATCGATGCTCGATATCCCGGTGATTTCGGTTTGCTGCCCCACGGCAAGCCGACATGCGGGGAAGCACGAGAGTTCATGATGTTCGCGCAAGAGGTCTTTGAATCAATCCGCAAGCATATCGGTGCGTAAATCACCTCCCGACACTCGAAACAACAACGTAACTCTTCTCATTAAATCATGACCACACCACGACTCCTCCTCGACACCGGCAGCGGCGGCAAGGCTTCGCATCGTTTGATCAAGGACGTATTTCTGAAGCATTTCAGCAACGACGTCCTGGACCGGCTGGACGACGCGGCCTTGATTCATGCCTCCGGCCCCTTGGCCATGAGCACGGACAGCTTCACCGTCACCCCGTTGATTTTTCCCGGCGGGGACATCGGTTCCCTGGCCGTGAACGGCACGGTCAACGACGTGGCCATGCTCGGGGCGCGTCCGCTCTATTTAAGTTGCGCGTTTATTCTGGAGGAAGGATTGGAGATGGACGTGCTGGAGCAGGTGGTCCGGTCCACGGCCGAGGCCGCGAACAGGGCCGGGGTGAAGATCGTCACCGGGGACACCAAGGTGGTGCCCAAGGGCGCGGTGGACAGGATGTTCATCAACACCACGGGAATCGGTGAAATTCTGGTC
This genomic stretch from Desulfonatronum thiodismutans harbors:
- a CDS encoding AAA family ATPase, with amino-acid sequence MSSVRRKSLGRLKTGAPYLHRISSLPERMGEDLYPFSVPAFRHGIDIALNTNVTFFVGDNGSGKSTLLEAVAEICGFNPEGGNRDHYREAFADRSELAQALRLAWFPKTSDGFFMRAESFFNFATYLDSVSDLRAYGGKSLHAQSHGESFLSLFDNRFEQGLYILDEPEAALSPQRQLSFLKIIPDLEVPGHAQFIIASHSPILLAYPGATLYSFSTDGISEIAYSETEHYLVTRDFLNAPDRFFRHLFAEDEGENK
- a CDS encoding nucleotidyltransferase domain-containing protein; the protein is MKETQTIQEILAERLRTIDPKMVVLFGSHAHGTPGQDSDFDVYVVTKDQFIPKNYQEKRQLVRKVSKPIQDIRQKISIDLLVHTEPMSKLFFSQNSSFAREIQTNGISLL
- a CDS encoding HEPN domain-containing protein yields the protein MSKELAKAWLVSASADLKSIEYLIHDEFLSHIVAFHAQQCVEKCFKAVLENSQKRIPKEHSTLKLYGMIQPEIQMDLDMDILTDLDDLYIDARYPGDFGLLPHGKPTCGEAREFMMFAQEVFESIRKHIGA